In Centropristis striata isolate RG_2023a ecotype Rhode Island chromosome 5, C.striata_1.0, whole genome shotgun sequence, a single genomic region encodes these proteins:
- the gpr182 gene encoding G-protein coupled receptor 182, with protein MSAHEHNNHSLDYLNGTPWFIHDCTIELNAAGDYRRIGLFLIYLFIFVVGLLENVLVVWVNWRRRHSANGVLFCIINVSLSDLMVIVILPFFMMEVTMDKVWLWGRFLCKVTNLIYVVNFYSSSFFLAFMTLERYLSLTRPSFPALFPVVGQRRWVLCGGLWVLSFFLALMENIHVDLLEWDEPGCYMMPEYAYMEWFVSVAFLCLIFQFLGPATVIITCNVLIARAVRTAPDVQSQRDVWLVHVYSLVFILCWLPYHFVMFMLMIDDLNPFILSCNAVEVLYFSFSVVQSLSLFHCVANPILYNFLSKSFRNNLINTVVDFIPREGAGGQLGAAIEPNATNGGGGDLEKQRKFSNASTSQSDVGS; from the coding sequence ATGAGCGCTCACGAGCACAACAACCACTCGTTGGACTACTTAAACGGCACGCCATGGTTCATCCACGATTGCACCATAGAGCTAAACGCGGCCGGAGACTACCGCCGCATCGGCCTCTTCCTCATCTACCTTTTCATCTTCGTGGTGGGCCTGCTGGAGAACGTGCTGGTTGTCTGGGTCAACTGGCGCCGACGCCACTCGGCCAATGGCGTTCTTTTCTGCATCATCAACGTGAGCCTGTCGGACCTGATGGTGATCGTGATCTTGCCGTTCTTCATGATGGAGGTGACCATGGACAAGGTCTGGCTGTGGGGGCGCTTCCTCTGCAAGGTCACCAACCTCATCTACGTGGTCAACTTCTACAGCAGCTCCTTCTTCCTGGCGTTTATGACCCTGGAGCGCTACCTGTCCCTGACCCGACCCTCGTTCCCGGCCTTGTTCCCCGTGGTGGGCCAGCGCCGATGGGTGCTCTGCGGAGGCCTGTGGGTGCTCTCCTTCTTCTTGGCTCTGATGGAGAACATCCATGTGGATCTTCTGGAGTGGGACGAGCCGGGCTGCTACATGATGCCTGAGTACGCCTACATGGAGTGGTTTGTGTCCGTGGCGTTCCTTTGCTTGATCTTCCAGTTCCTCGGGCCTGCCACCGTCATCATCACCTGCAACGTGCTGATCGCTCGCGCCGTCCGAACGGCCCCTGACGTACAGAGCCAGCGGGACGTGTGGCTGGTGCACGTGTACTCCCTGGTGTTTATCTTGTGCTGGCTGCCGTATCACTTTGTCATGTTCATGCTGATGATCGACGACCTCAACCCCTTCATCCTCAGCTGCAACGCCGTGGAAGTCCTCTACTTCTCGTTCAGTGTGGTGCAGAGCCTGTCACTGTTCCACTGTGTCGCCAACCCCATCCTCTACAACTTCCTCAGCAAGAGCTTCCGCAACAACCTGATCAACACCGTGGTGGACTTCATCCCTAGAGAGGGAGCTGGGGGCCAGCTGGGAGCGGCGATCGAGCCCAACGCCACCAATGGCGGCGGGGGCGACCTGGAGAAGCAGCGCAAGTTCAGTAATGCCAGCACCAGCCAGTCTGATGTAGGATcataa
- the LOC131971376 gene encoding zinc finger and BTB domain-containing protein 39, with the protein MRIRLQGHGHAASLLAELNRCRQSRQYCDVFLQVGNRTFAAHRAMLACAGTYFRNLFARAAASSTAAFSLEFISPANFEKVLTFVYTGEILIDLIDVGVLYELAERLGVSELVRACHATFPDLQASVSANCKAGSPGELTLDSSMVAAAAAAAASTVAAVGAASVSASSVCSSAASCSSLSSSAAPTPAAAPSPLFQARTARISREAHTEVLPLDLKAEDMQSHIGYGQMAADHQLPGRHDLLTSSHSSQSDSVPPPVLQLKTEQGLEEEAEGSCEDGDAGGRMVSESAGSSLPPAAPPDSCSFPDSSAQLGAEACDPSSSSGEPLGSLQVGSVEGGVVDLQRDGRLVFVEVGDGENEETLKENGAMEGTEDEQWRQLAGEIIELSDDENFMEEGDEEEDEDDLVYVENGEGGHSSSQVTGTVLSCKACAAPLPADPAALRRHAESHLTELGLCRVCGSSFPDRGAGVAHSLSHVGVQLFTCDMCHLQFCSQNKLLRHHRHTASSYTIPQAALTNGSQGNSTELQCAVCTKTLSKDFQTVKDHLLSHVCPQSLSCGVCHLPQLSLCSLLWHALAHLSLPVFTCPHCACCFVERSQLDRHMTGHAEEAAAKERERAALRAYRAGADGGGVGGAEELHCFLCPQTFRSASAFQYHLSLHTTESLGGGGGGGGQGWLGKRKAEQSLEGPQSAGLVKMSNLGLGLGMSFSMSDKFFQGSAHGLPPGVLANGSSGQDGGVGAAGVRGKWYRCRYCGKRFAHSGEFTYHLRIHTGEKPYQCKVCLRFFRGRSTMICHLKTHAGALMYRCTVCGLFFSTLKLVSSHMELHKDHLPPDFNIEQTFMYNDHSKEPLPAVDT; encoded by the exons atgAGGATCCGGCTACAGGGTCACGGCCACGCTGCCAGCCTTCTCGCCGAGCTCAACCGCTGCCGCCAATCACGCCAGTACTGTGATGTGTTCCTGCAAGTTGGCAACCGCACGTTCGCAGCGCACCGTGCGATGCTGGCCTGCGCAGGGACGTATTTCCGTAACCTCTTCGCCCGGGCCGCAGCCTCGTCCACCGCTGCCTTCTCCCTGGAGTTCATCTCCCCGGCCAACTTCGAGAAGGTGCTGACGTTCGTCTATACGGGGGAGATCCTGATCGACCTCATAGATGTCGGGGTGTTGTACGAGCTGGCGGAGAGGCTGGGCGTCAGTGAGCTTGTGAGGGCTTGCCACGCCACCTTCCCTGACCTGCAGGCATCTGTGTCTGCAAACTGTAAGGCGGGCAGCCCCGGAGAGCTCACGCTGGACTCCAGCatggtggctgctgctgctgctgctgctgcatccaCGGTGGCAGCTGTTGGTGCAGCTTCTGTCTCAGCATCGTCTGTGTGTTCCTCTGCCGCCTCCTGCTCGTCTCTGTCTTCGTCCGCTGCCCCAACCCCTGCAGCTGCTCCCTCGCCTCTCTTCCAAGCCAGGACGGCGAGGATCAGCCGGGAAGCTCACACTGAGGTCCTGCCTCTGGACCTAAAGGCAGAAGACATGCAGTCTCACATCGGATACGGACAGATGGCGGCAGATCATCAGCTTCCAGGACGACACGATCTTCTAACCAGCAGCCATTCCAGTCAGAGTGACAGCGTGCCGCCTCCGGTGCTCCAGCTGAAGACTGAGCAGGGTTTGGAGGAGGAGGCCGAAGGCAGCTGTGAGGACGGAGACGCAGGTGGACGGATGGTTTCTGAGAGCGCAGGGAGCTCTCTGCCTCCTGCTGCGCCTCCTGACTCCTGCTCCTTCCCCGACTCCTCGGCTCAGCTCGGAGCTGAGGCCTGCGATCCATCGTCTTCCTCGGGGGAGCCTCTGGGCAGCCTGCAGGTGGGGTCGGTGGAGGGCGGCGTGGTGGACCTGCAGAGGGACGGCAGGCTGGTGTTTGTAGAGGTGGGGGACGGAGAGAATGAGGAGACTCTGAAAGAGAATGGAGCAATGGAGGGGACAGAGGACGAGCAGTGGAGGCAGCTGGCAGGGGAGATCATCGAACTGAGCGACGATGAGAACTTCATGGAGgaaggagacgaggaggaggacgaagaCGACCTGGTGTACGTGGAGAACGGGGAGGGAGGACACTCAAGCAGCCAG GTGACGGGGACTGTGCTGTCCTGTAAAGCGTGTGCGGCGCCTCTCCCAGCAGACCCGGCGGCCCTCAGGAGACACGCTGAGAGCCACCTGACGGAGCTGGGGCTCTGCAGAGTATGTGGGTCCTCGTTCCCGGACCGCGGTGCCGGTGTTGCACACTCGCTCTCCCATGTCGGGGTGCAGCTCTTCACCTGCGACATGTGCCACCTGCAGTTCTGCAGccaaaacaagctgctgcgcCACCACCGCCACACGGCCTCCAGCTACACCATCCCGCAGGCAGCGTTGACCAACGGCAGCCAGGGGAACAGCACCGAGCTGCAGTGTGCAGTGTGCACCAAGACCCTCAGCAAGGACTTCCAG ACGGTCAAAGACCACCTGCTGAGCCACGTGTGTCCTCAGAGCCTGAGCTGCGGCGTGTGTCACCTCCCACAGCTCTCGCTGTGCTCCCTGCTGTGGCACGCCCTCGCCCACCTCTCGCTGCCCGTCTTCACCTGCCCGCACTGCGCCTGCTGCTTCGTCGAGCGCTCCCAGCTGGACAGACATATGACGGGACACGCGGAGGAGGCCGCGGCCAAGGAGCGGGAGCGGGCGGCGCTGCGGGCGTACAGAGCCGGGGCGGATGGAGGCGGGGTGGGGGGAGCGGAGGAGCTGCATTGCTTCCTGTGCCCGCAGACTTTCCGCTCGGCCTCGGCCTTCCAGTACCACCTCAGCCTGCACACCACAGAGTCCCTGGGGGGCGGGGGCGGGGGTGGGGGTCAGGGCTGGCTGGGCAAACGTAAAGCGGAGCAGTCTCTGGAGGGCCCGCAGTCTGCAGGGCTCGTTAAAATGAGCAACCTGGGTCTGGGGCTGGGAATGAGTTTCAGCATGTCAGACAAGTTCTTCCAGGGCTCGGCCCACGGCCTGCCCCCCGGGGTCCTCGCCAACGGGAGCTCGGGGCAGGACGGGGGAGTGGGTGCAGCGGGCGTGCGGGGGAAGTGGTACAGGTGTCGCTACTGCGGGAAACGCTTCGCCCACTCGGGGGAGTTCACCTACCACCTCCGCATCCACACCGGGGAGAAACCGTACCAGTGCAAAGTGTGTCTGCGCTTCTTCAGAGGCCGCTCCACCATGATCTGCCACCTGAAGACGCATGCCGGCGCGCTCATGTACCGCTGCACCGTCTGCGGCCTTTTCTTCTCCACGCTGAAGCTGGTGTCGTCGCACATGGAGCTCCACAAGGACCACCTGCCCCCGGACTTCAACATCGAGCAGACCTTCATGTACAATGATCACTCTAAAGAGCCGCTGCCGGCGGTGGACACCTGA